From Aliarcobacter butzleri, the proteins below share one genomic window:
- a CDS encoding response regulator transcription factor, with product MYKILVLEDDELFASTLEDFLIEEKFVIDIAKDGEECLSLNYENNYDLYIFDIKVPKISGLELLASLRNSEDNTPTIFLTSYKDKDTLQEAFVKGCDDYLKKPVDLDELLLRIKALLKRNKKQFELIKLTETLDFNPINKRIYENGIDLNLPTKILDLIELFIENRGDIVTKEMIINRLWAANEDYSEGSIRVYINQIKKLFSDANVIVNIKGIGYKIEF from the coding sequence ATGTATAAAATTTTAGTTTTAGAAGATGATGAACTTTTTGCTTCAACTTTGGAAGATTTTTTAATTGAAGAAAAATTTGTTATTGATATTGCGAAAGATGGAGAAGAGTGTTTAAGTCTAAATTATGAAAATAACTATGACTTATACATTTTTGATATCAAAGTTCCTAAAATAAGTGGTTTAGAACTTTTAGCAAGTTTAAGAAATAGCGAAGACAATACCCCAACTATATTTTTAACATCTTATAAAGATAAAGATACATTACAAGAGGCTTTTGTAAAAGGTTGTGATGATTATCTTAAAAAACCTGTTGATTTAGATGAATTACTTTTAAGAATAAAAGCACTTTTAAAAAGAAATAAAAAACAATTTGAACTTATAAAATTAACTGAAACTTTAGATTTTAATCCAATAAATAAAAGAATTTATGAAAATGGAATAGATTTAAACTTGCCTACAAAAATTTTAGATTTAATTGAACTATTTATAGAAAATAGGGGAGATATTGTTACAAAAGAGATGATTATAAATAGACTTTGGGCTGCAAATGAAGATTATAGTGAAGGTTCTATTAGAGTTTATATTAATCAAATAAAAAAACTTTTTTCAGATGCAAATGTGATTGTAAATATAAAAGGAATAGGGTACAAAATTGAATTCTAA
- a CDS encoding sensor histidine kinase: protein MNSKKIDFLISISIIFTFCLVIVLYLNYFFISKFGLNPELFIYIIIPLIILGLAVFLTFSNSLLKPLFKSDEKLELSIKETIHELNIPVSTIKMNVQLLQKSIKDEKSLNRLQRIEQANNNLLKLYENMEYEIKKEIDKIEKQEFFLDEIIKSSLEKFEDIKENTKINVDLEDIKILTDINGFTKTIDNLISNAIKYNDKKEPLIEINYKENILSIFNKGEKIDTKNLFIVFDKYFQENPKKDGFGLGLAMVKEFCDKNRIFINIEQLENGNRFNLNLKNIIKK, encoded by the coding sequence TTGAATTCTAAAAAAATAGATTTTTTAATCTCTATTTCTATAATTTTTACTTTTTGTTTAGTTATTGTTTTATATTTGAACTATTTTTTCATTTCAAAATTTGGCTTAAATCCAGAACTTTTTATTTATATAATAATTCCTTTAATAATTTTAGGATTAGCTGTATTTTTGACTTTTTCTAACTCACTATTGAAACCTTTATTTAAAAGTGATGAAAAACTTGAATTAAGCATAAAAGAGACAATTCATGAACTTAATATTCCAGTTTCTACTATAAAAATGAATGTACAACTTCTTCAAAAAAGTATAAAAGATGAAAAAAGTTTAAATAGATTACAAAGAATAGAACAAGCAAATAATAATCTTTTAAAACTTTATGAAAATATGGAATATGAGATAAAAAAAGAGATAGATAAAATAGAAAAACAAGAGTTTTTCCTTGATGAAATAATAAAATCTTCGCTTGAAAAATTTGAAGATATAAAAGAAAATACTAAAATAAATGTTGATTTGGAAGATATAAAAATTTTAACAGACATAAATGGTTTTACAAAAACTATTGATAATTTAATATCAAATGCAATCAAATACAATGATAAAAAAGAGCCATTAATAGAGATAAATTATAAAGAAAATATATTATCAATTTTTAATAAAGGTGAGAAAATTGATACAAAAAATCTTTTTATAGTTTTTGATAAATATTTTCAAGAAAATCCTAAAAAAGATGGATTTGGATTAGGACTTGCTATGGTAAAAGAGTTTTGTGATAAAAATAGAATTTTTATTAATATTGAACAGTTAGAAAATGGAAATAGGTTCAATTTAAATTTAAAAAACATAATAAAAAAATAA
- a CDS encoding SPFH domain-containing protein, protein MEGSIVFAVAIIFFAIIIISKGVKIVSQSDLYVVERLGKFNKVLHGGFHIIIPVVDRVRAILTSREQLVDIEKQSVITKDNVNISIDGIVFCKVDDAVQATYNVINFKDAIANLAMTTLRAEIGGMDLDDTLSNRETLNAKLQSELGSAATNWGIKVTRVEIADISVPPSIEKAMNMQMEAEREKRAIQTRAEAQKEAQIREAEAFKQSEILKAEAIERMANAKRYEQEQLAAGQQEAMRLINISMMENEKAAEFLLAKDRIVAFKALAESSSTDKMILPYDVTSMIGSTSVLGDAFFKGVSNGNSNNA, encoded by the coding sequence ATGGAAGGAAGCATTGTATTTGCAGTTGCAATAATCTTTTTTGCAATTATTATTATCTCAAAAGGTGTGAAAATCGTTTCTCAATCAGATTTATATGTGGTTGAAAGACTTGGAAAATTTAATAAAGTTTTGCATGGTGGTTTTCATATAATTATTCCAGTTGTTGATAGAGTAAGAGCTATTCTTACTTCAAGAGAACAATTAGTTGATATTGAAAAACAATCAGTAATCACAAAAGATAATGTAAATATCTCTATTGATGGAATAGTTTTTTGTAAAGTTGATGATGCTGTTCAAGCAACTTATAATGTAATAAATTTTAAAGATGCAATAGCAAATTTAGCAATGACAACTTTAAGAGCTGAAATTGGAGGAATGGATTTAGATGATACTTTATCAAATAGAGAAACTCTAAATGCAAAACTTCAAAGTGAACTTGGAAGTGCCGCAACAAACTGGGGAATAAAAGTAACAAGAGTTGAAATAGCTGATATTTCAGTTCCTCCTTCAATAGAAAAAGCTATGAATATGCAAATGGAAGCAGAAAGAGAAAAAAGAGCTATTCAAACAAGAGCAGAAGCTCAAAAAGAAGCACAAATCAGAGAAGCAGAAGCTTTTAAACAAAGTGAGATTTTAAAAGCAGAAGCAATTGAAAGAATGGCAAATGCAAAAAGATATGAGCAAGAACAATTAGCAGCTGGTCAACAAGAAGCTATGAGACTTATAAATATATCTATGATGGAAAATGAAAAAGCAGCAGAGTTTTTACTTGCAAAAGATAGAATTGTTGCATTTAAAGCACTTGCCGAAAGTAGTTCAACTGATAAAATGATTTTACCTTACGATGTAACTTCTATGATAGGTTCAACTTCTGTTTTAGGAGATGCATTTTTTAAAGGGGTAAGTAATGGAAACTCTAACAATGCTTAG
- a CDS encoding NfeD family protein: METLTMLSVIDPYTLLAIGVTLVALEAFIASFIIIWFGVGFLVVAIISFFFIFSGAIWQLAVISLLSLIFLFLFRRKSLDKFFKSQTEVSDNFFDEKGIGEIKNSKVFYKGTYWEIDSNLDAKEFVEGEKVEVLKTSNNMATIQKR, encoded by the coding sequence ATGGAAACTCTAACAATGCTTAGCGTAATTGATCCATATACTTTATTGGCTATTGGAGTAACTTTAGTTGCTCTCGAGGCTTTTATTGCCTCTTTTATAATTATTTGGTTTGGAGTTGGATTTTTAGTTGTTGCAATTATTAGCTTTTTCTTTATTTTTTCAGGAGCTATTTGGCAACTTGCAGTTATATCTTTACTCTCTTTAATTTTTCTTTTTTTATTTAGAAGAAAATCTTTGGATAAATTTTTCAAATCTCAAACTGAAGTTTCAGATAATTTTTTTGACGAAAAAGGAATAGGGGAAATTAAAAACTCTAAAGTTTTTTATAAAGGAACTTATTGGGAGATTGATTCAAATCTTGATGCAAAAGAGTTTGTAGAAGGTGAAAAAGTAGAAGTTTTAAAAACTTCAAATAATATGGCAACTATTCAAAAAAGGTAA
- a CDS encoding NifB/NifX family molybdenum-iron cluster-binding protein, with the protein MIAIPVKTDKEDTAVSTLFGKAKYFALIDNNKINIVKNEQSGGKAVVKWLKNQNVDTLITSHIGERPFTLLSDLNIKAYFAGNKRVELKEILLKYADGELAILDDYTFQTLIKEDKEHTKRCSTKK; encoded by the coding sequence ATGATTGCCATACCAGTAAAAACAGATAAAGAAGATACAGCAGTATCAACACTTTTTGGGAAAGCAAAATATTTTGCATTAATAGATAATAATAAAATAAATATAGTAAAAAATGAACAATCTGGAGGAAAAGCTGTCGTAAAATGGTTAAAAAATCAAAATGTTGATACTTTAATCACTTCTCATATTGGAGAAAGACCTTTTACTCTTCTTTCAGATTTAAATATAAAAGCTTATTTTGCGGGAAATAAAAGAGTTGAATTAAAAGAAATACTTTTAAAATATGCAGATGGAGAATTAGCTATTTTAGATGATTATACTTTTCAAACTCTCATAAAAGAAGACAAAGAACATACAAAAAGATGTTCAACTAAAAAATAA